A genomic region of Hyphomicrobiales bacterium contains the following coding sequences:
- a CDS encoding isoprenylcysteine carboxylmethyltransferase family protein, with the protein MTGALLFIAFLIVQRLGELVIAKRNTAKLVERGAKEYGAEHYPFIVAVHTLWVLAIIALGWDQPILWHWFVVYAILQVFRIWILSSLGERWTTRIIIWNEPLIVRGPYRFIKHPNYILVIAEIIAAPMVLGLSWVAVAFTVLNAIILAIRIPAENKALATIKK; encoded by the coding sequence ATGACGGGCGCACTGTTATTCATTGCTTTCTTGATTGTGCAACGCCTTGGCGAGCTTGTTATTGCTAAACGTAACACGGCCAAATTGGTGGAACGCGGCGCGAAGGAATATGGGGCGGAACATTACCCCTTTATCGTCGCGGTCCACACGTTATGGGTTTTGGCGATCATTGCTCTTGGTTGGGATCAACCAATCTTGTGGCATTGGTTTGTTGTTTATGCCATTTTGCAAGTGTTCCGCATTTGGATTTTATCAAGCCTTGGTGAGCGCTGGACAACACGGATTATCATTTGGAATGAACCACTTATCGTCCGTGGGCCTTATCGTTTTATCAAACACCCAAACTATATTTTGGTCATTGCCGAGATTATTGCAGCGCCAATGGTGCTAGGCTTATCATGGGTGGCGGTTGCCTTTACGGTGTTAAATGCCATCATTCTCGCAATCCGAATTCCGGCAGAAAACAAGGCGCTTGCAACGATCAAGAAATGA
- a CDS encoding type III polyketide synthase, protein MNGPVTQLDVLQQSPLDAPVRLRGLGTAVPEHLLPQDLVQKNAKRILGKRYPEFDRLSKTFLTSGVEQRYSVAPFEWFEEPKSWPERTDAFLKGATQLFIDATKKALEDSGMSADQIDVIVTVSSTGIATPTLEARAMAELDFRRDVKRVPVFGLGCAGGVSGLSIATRLAKSMAGANVLMVAVETCTLSFRSDRMQKADIIATVLFGDGAAAAILSSGQGDGPILGEGSEYTWPDTLPIMGWDVDDDGFGVVFDRSIPAFATKHFREAMEAGFEASSFKESDIKRLICHPGGAKVVEAIESSMNLDEGTLNHEREVLRDFGNMSAPTALFVLDRVLRDKPEGQMMLAALGPGFTASTLPILFESQS, encoded by the coding sequence ATGAATGGTCCTGTCACTCAGCTTGATGTTTTGCAACAATCTCCCTTGGATGCGCCCGTAAGGTTGCGCGGCCTTGGAACAGCCGTTCCAGAGCATCTCTTGCCGCAAGATCTTGTCCAGAAAAATGCCAAGCGTATTTTGGGCAAGCGTTATCCAGAGTTTGATCGGCTGTCGAAGACCTTTTTAACCAGCGGTGTTGAGCAGCGATATTCCGTCGCGCCGTTTGAATGGTTTGAAGAGCCAAAAAGCTGGCCAGAGCGGACAGATGCCTTTTTGAAAGGCGCGACGCAACTGTTCATCGATGCAACCAAAAAAGCGCTTGAAGATAGCGGCATGAGCGCTGATCAGATTGATGTGATTGTCACCGTGTCTTCCACTGGCATTGCAACGCCGACCTTGGAAGCGCGCGCAATGGCTGAGCTAGATTTTCGCCGTGACGTAAAGCGCGTTCCCGTTTTTGGTCTTGGTTGTGCAGGTGGTGTGAGCGGGCTTTCTATTGCAACACGACTTGCCAAAAGCATGGCAGGTGCAAATGTGCTGATGGTGGCGGTTGAAACTTGCACCTTGTCGTTCCGCTCCGACCGTATGCAAAAGGCCGACATTATCGCTACCGTTCTGTTTGGTGATGGGGCGGCGGCGGCCATTTTATCAAGCGGTCAAGGCGATGGCCCAATCCTTGGCGAAGGGTCTGAATATACATGGCCTGATACATTGCCCATTATGGGTTGGGATGTTGATGATGACGGCTTTGGCGTGGTGTTTGATCGTTCTATCCCTGCCTTTGCCACCAAGCATTTTCGTGAAGCGATGGAAGCGGGCTTTGAAGCAAGTTCGTTTAAAGAGAGCGACATTAAACGGCTGATTTGTCATCCCGGTGGTGCAAAGGTTGTGGAAGCGATTGAGAGCTCGATGAACTTGGATGAGGGGACACTGAACCATGAGCGCGAGGTGTTGCGTGACTTTGGTAATATGTCTGCACCAACCGCTTTGTTTGTCTTAGACCGTGTGCTTCGCGATAAGCCAGAAGGGCAAATGATGCTCGCAGCACTCGGCCCTGGGTTTACCGCCTCAACACTTCCGATTTTATTTGAGAGCCAGTCATGA